A region from the Palaemon carinicauda isolate YSFRI2023 chromosome 16, ASM3689809v2, whole genome shotgun sequence genome encodes:
- the LOC137655925 gene encoding tropomyosin alpha-4 chain-like produces MAGFMTNKFLVLGSLTTFGAVAWYWREEDSHSEVEQLLDLMDREEMERLKAAAYNGAHLFAGETMEHTETEEVNEKDLNEELDEAEDGIQQETEKVNDLQNISEELEGAKVGEIEFSNNNLGNIALDDDLERAHKNIESLKVGLERADARNDKLRIELLAKAYVGNELEKAYEEIWILPKKLERSTDDLKTANEKLLEMRDLEEYVESAASSRR; encoded by the coding sequence ATGGCTGGATTTATGACTAACAAATTTCTAGTGCTAGGATCTTTGACAACTTTTGGTGCCGTGGCATGGTACTGGCGAGAAGAGGATTCACACAGCGAAGTAGAACAATTATTAgatttgatggatcgggaggaaatggagagattaAAAGCAGCGGCCTACAATGGGGCACATCTTTTTGCAGGAGAAACTATGGAACATACAGAGACGGAGGAAGTAAATGAAAAGGACCTAAATGAGGAGTTGGATGAAGCAGAAGATGGAATTCAACAAGAAACCGAAAAGGTAAATGACCTACAAAACATCAGCGAGGAGTTGGAAGGCGCAAAGGTAGGAGAAATTGAGTTTTCTAATAATAATCTCGGTAATATAGCCTTAGATGATGATTTAGAAAGAGCCCATAAGAATATTGAATCTCTTAAGGTAGGTCTAGAAAGGGCTGATGCTCGAAACGATAAACTTCGTATTGAACTTTTGGCCAAGGCATATGTAGGAAATGAATTAGAAAAGGCCTATGAGGAAATTTGGATACTCCcgaagaagttagaaagatcaacGGATGATCTGAAGACAGCCAACGAGAAACTTTTGGAAATGAGAGACTTGGAAGAATACGTTGAAAGTGCAGCTAGCAGCAGAAGATAG